In the genome of Cercospora beticola chromosome 2, complete sequence, one region contains:
- the DBP2 gene encoding ATP-dependent RNA helicase dbp2: MSYGGGGYGGSRGGGGGGYGGSNGYSNGGGGGYSNGGGYGGGGGGYSNGGSNGYGGGGYGGGGGGGDRMNNLGAGLRTQQWDLSTLPKFEKSFYKEHPDVAARSQAEVDDFRRKHQITVQGRDVPKPVHTFDEAGFPNYVINEVKAQGFANPTAIQSQGWPMALSGRDVVGIAETGSGKTLTYTLPAIVHINAQPLLAQGDGPIVLILAPTRELAVQIQEEVSKFGKSSRIRNTCVYGGVPKGGQIRDLARGVEVCIATPGRLIDMLEAGKTNLRRVTYLVLDEADRMLDMGFEPQIRKIIGQIRPDRQTCMWSATWPKEIRQMANDFQQNFIQVNVGSHDLHANARITQVVEVVSDFEKRDKMLRHLEKIMEDKGHKILIFTSTKRVADDITRFLRQDGWPALSIHGDKQQNERDWVLNEFKTGKSPIMVATDVASRGIDVKDITHVFNYDYPNNSEDYVHRIGRTGRAGRMGIAITLFTTDNSKQARDLVNILREAKQQIDPRLEEMVRYGGGGGGGGWRGGRGGRGGGRGGWTGGNNAPLGGNRRW, from the exons ATGTCttacggcggcggcggttaCGGTGGCTCccgtggcggcggcggcggaggctaCGGCGGCAGCAACGGCTACTCCAATGG aggcggcggcggctacTCAAATGGCGGCGGCTAtggcggaggcggtggtggctACTCCAACGGTGGCTCGAATGGCTACGGCGGTGGAGGctacggcggtggtggtggcggcggcgatcgCATGAACAACCTTGGCGCCGGTCTGCGCACACAGCAGTGGGATCTGAGCACTCTGCCCAAGTTCGAGAAGTCCTTCTACAAGGAGCACCCAGATGTTGCAGCCCGCTCGCAAGCCGAGGTCGACGACTTCCGCCGCAAGCACCAAATCACCGTGCAAGGTCGCGACGTTCCAAAGCCAGTCCACACATTCGACGAGGCTGGATTCCCCAACTACGTGATCAACGAGGTCAAGGCCCAAGGCTTTGCCAACCCAACCGCCATTCAATCTCAAGGCTGGCCTATGGCTCTTTCTGGTCGCGACGTTGTTGGTATCGCCGAGACTGGTTCCGGAAAGACCCTCACCTACACACTACCCGCCATCGTCCACATCAACGCACAGCCGCTCCTCGCCCAAGGTGACGGGCCCATTGTCCTTATTCTGGCTCCAACTCGCGAATTGGCTGTTCAGATTCAAGAGGAGGTGAGCAAGTTTGGAAAATCATCGCGCATTCGCAACACATGCGTCTACGGCGGTGTGCCAAAGGGCGGTCAAATCCGTGACCTTGCACGCGGTGTCGAGGTCTGCATTGCCACTCCAGGTCGTCTCATCGACATGCTCGAGGCCGGCAAGACCAACCTCCGCCGTGTTACCTACCTTGTCCTTGATGAGGCCGATCGTATGTTGGACATGGGTTTCGAACCACAAATTCGCAAGATCATTGGTCAGATTCGCCCAGACCGTCAGACATGCATGTGGTCTGCTACTTGGCCAAAGGAGATTCGCCAGATGGCGAACGACTTCCAACAGAACTTCATCCAGGTCAACGTTGGTTCGCACGACTTGCACGCCAACGCCCGCATCACTCAAGTCGTTGAGGTCGTCTCAGACTTCGAAAAGCGTGACAAGATGTTGCGCCATCTCGAGAAGATCATGGAGGACAAGGGTCACAAGATTCTGATCTTCACCAGCACAAAGCGTGTCGCCGACGACATCACCCGTTTCCTTCGCCAAGATGGCTGGCCCGCCCTCTCCATTCACGGTGACAAGCAGCAAAATGAGCGTGATTGGGTGCTCAACGAGTTCAAGACGGGCAAGAGCCCAATCATGGTTGCCACCGACGTGGCTTCCCGCGGTATTG ACGTCAAGGACATCACTCACGTGTTCAACTACGACTACCCAAACAACTCCGAGGACTACGTGCACCGTATCGGTCGTACTGGTCGTGCCGGTCGTATGGGTATTGCCATCACCCTGTTCACCACAGACA ACTCAAAGCAGGCTCGTGACCTCGTGAACATCCTTCGTGAGGCCAAGCAGCAGATCGACCCACGTCTCGAGGAGATGGTCCGCTACGGaggcggtggcggtggtggtggctggCGCGGTGGTCGGGGCGGTCGCGGTGGTGGCCGTGGCGGCTGGACCGGTGGGAATAACGCTCCTCTCGGTGGCAACCGCCGCTGGTAG
- a CDS encoding uncharacterized protein (BUSCO:EOG092645L9) has translation MSDDEQDGAAYGHTHRAFLQALFARQTITFEEAKPLISSIRTAINPDRPHLPEDVTEEEFEDYIQRINDALNPFDFEIRNSLHQISRERIYALVNTTSDSLTQLATTHSPDDIAYVKRILDTMFDTYNTPRQEIMAITSFQAGKLAKAPGGDVDRRDSGRHEETQQTQSKNASLTQSQAEKAIESMVQEGWFEKTVIESRSGRETVWYTASQRALMELQQWLVDAYNGDMEGEDDEEEPHQKIKFCKACAGIVTVGQRCPNLPCNIRLHEACVGKMFRAQRDSETCPACKTEWRDAPKVGIEAAKEQGGGGSGGGRRSTNGVGSASERRSNGTQVVDVDDEESSDGGMDTEMA, from the coding sequence ATGTCTGACGACGAGCAAGATGGCGCAGCCTACGGCCACACTCACCGCGCCTTCCTTCAGGCCCTGTTCGCCCGCCAAACCATCACATTCGAAGAGGCCAAACCGCTAATATCCTCCATCCGAACCGCAATCAACCCCGACAGACCTCACCTGCCCGAAGACGTCACAGAAGAAGAATTCGAAGACTACATCCAACGCATCAACGACGCGCTCAATCCCTTCGACTTCGAGATCCGCAACTCGCTACACCAAATTTCCCGCGAAAGAATCTACGCCTTGGTCAACACGACTAGCGATTCCCTCACCCAACTGGCCACGACGCATTCGCCTGACGATATAGCATATGTCAAGCGCATTCTCGACACCATGTTCGACACATACAATACGCCGCGGCAAGAGATTATGGCGATCACATCGTTTCAGGCTGGAAAATTGGCGAAAGCTCCTGGAGGAGATGTGGATAGAAGAGATTCAGGACGACATGAAGAGACGCAACAGACACAGTCGAAGAATGCTAGTTTGACACAATCGCAAGCGGAAAAAGCCATCGAGTCTATGGTTCAAGAAGGCTGGTTTGAGAAGACTGTCATTGAATCGCGAAGTGGGCGTGAAACGGTTTGGTATACGGCTTCACAACGCGCGCTTATGGAATTACAGCAGTGGCTTGTCGATGCGTATAATGGGGATATGGAaggagaggatgatgaggaggaaccACATCAGAAGATCAAGTTCTGTAAGGCTTGCGCGGGGATTGTGACGGTGGGACAGAGATGCCCGAATTTGCCGTGTAATATCCGATTGCATGAGGCGTGTGTGGGGAAGATGTTTAGGGCGCAGAGGGATAGTGAAACTTGTCCGGCTTGTAAGACGGAGTGGAGGGATGCGCCGAAGGTGGGGATTGAGGCTGCGAAGGAgcaaggtggtggtggttctGGAGGTGGGAGGAGATCGACGAATGGCGTGGGGTCTGCTAGTGAGAGGAGGAGTAATGGTACTCAGGTTGTTGAcgttgacgatgaggaaagcAGTGATGGTGGAATGGACACTGAGATGGCGTGA
- the RPS16A gene encoding 40S ribosomal protein uS9 — translation MSAVQSVQCFGKKKTATAVAHTKQGKGLIKVNGKPLSLVEPQILRFKVYEPLLILGLDKFADVDIRVRVRGGGHTSQVYAIRQAIAKSIIAYYQKYVDEHSKNQLKQALVAYDRTLLVADNRRCEPKKFGGPGARARYQKSYR, via the exons ATGTCTGCCGTCCAGAGCGTCCAGTGCttcggcaagaagaagaccgccACTGCGGTCGCCCACACCAAGCAGGGCAAGGGCTTGATCAAGGTCAACGGCAAGCCTCTGTCGCTCGTTGAGCCTCAGATCCTCCGCTTCAAGGTCTACGAGCCTCTTCTCATCCTCGGTCTCGACAAGTTCG CCGACGTTGACATCCGCGTCCGCGTCCGTGGTGGTGGTCACACCTCGCAAGTCTACGCCATCCGTCAGGCTATTGCCAAGAGCATC ATCGCCTACTACCAGAAGTACGTCGACGAGCACAGCAAGAACCAGCTCAAGCAGGCTCTTGTCGCCTACGACCGTACTCTCCTCGTTGCCGACAACAGACGCTGCGAGCCAAAGAAGTTCGGTGGTCCAGGTGCCCGTGCCCGCTACCAGAAGTCTTACCGTTAA
- the YKT6 gene encoding palmitoyltransferase (BUSCO:EOG09264CP4), whose translation MKILYIGILRNESKPAVELAAERDLSSFSRFTRSSVGEFLTVFAKTVAERTNPGQRQDVEEQSYTFHSYARSEGVCGIIISDHEYPKLVAHQLLSKILDEFLSKFPKSAWENSNGEVPFTQLKEYIVKYQDPQQADSIMKIQKELDETKIVLHKTIESVLERGEKIDSLVAKSDGLSAQSKMFYTQAKKQNSCCVVM comes from the exons ATGAAGATCCTCTACATTGGC ATCCTGCGCAATGAATCCAAGCCCGCCGTCGAACTCGCCGCCGAACGCGacctctccagcttctcccgCTTCACACGATCTAGCGTCGGCGAGTTCCTCACTGTCTTCGCGAAGACTGTAGCCGAGCGCACCAACCCAGGCCAACGACAAGACGTTGAAGAGCAGTCCTACACCTTCCACTCCTATGCGCGCTCCGAAGGCGTCTGCGGCATCATTATCTCCGACCATGAATACCCTAAGCTCGTAGCCCACCAGCTGCTCTCGAAGATCCTCGACGAGTTCCTGAGCAAATTCCCCAAGTCGGCGTGGGAGAACAGCAATGGCGAAGTGCCGTTCACGCAGTTGAAGGAGTATATCGTCAAGTACCAGGATCCACAGCAAGCGGATAGTATCATGAAG ATCCAAAAAGAGCTCGACGAGACGAAAATCGTGCTACACAAAACCATCGAATCCGTGCTAGAACGAGGCGAGAAAATCGACAGCTTGGTCGCCAAATCCGACGGGCTGAGCGCACAGAGTAAGATGTTCTATACACaagccaagaagcagaatAGCTGCTGCGTGGTCATGTaa
- a CDS encoding uncharacterized protein (BUSCO:EOG09264I14), with amino-acid sequence MAPITTASNDETHAALLDTLDMHKIHKPFRNPNWKPPQRRNKNLKQILSEAQRAQQSLINTQQNSGASTPFPNSDGTNTPSLNPNAEKASQDLSRLVLDKNAKQNNGLAPTPLPAGFGGPSVTYTSIAAAPSLKPKKKYCDITGLPAKYKDPKSGLYYYNAEIYAVVRSLNTTQVQQYLAARGANTVLK; translated from the coding sequence ATGGCGCCCATCACGACCGCCTCCAACGACGAGACGCACGCCGCGCTGCTCGACACGCTCGACATGCACAAGATCCACAAGCCCTTCCGCAATCCTAACTGGAAACCGCCGCAGCGTCGCAACAAGAACTTGAAGCAGATCCTGTCTGAAGCGCAGCGCGCGCAGCAGAGTCTGATCAACACCCAGCAGAACTCGGGCGCGAGCACACCCTTCCCAAACAGCGATGGGACGAACACGCCCTCCCTCAACCCCAAtgcggagaaggcgagcCAGGATCTCAGTCGCCTGGTCTTGGATAAGAACGCGAAGCAGAACAACGGTCTCGCACCCACACCGCTTCCTGCTGGCTTTGGAGGGCCGAGTGTTACCTATACCAGCATCGCTGCTGCGCCCAGcttgaagccaaagaagaagtattgcGACATCACCGGGCTGCCCGCCAAGTACAAAGATCCCAAGTCAGGACTGTATTACTACAACGCAGAGATCTACGCCGTCGTGCGGAGTCTCAACACGACCCAGGTGCAGCAGTATCTTGCCGCAAGAGGTGCAAACACCGTCCTCAAGTGA